In Effusibacillus pohliae DSM 22757, one genomic interval encodes:
- a CDS encoding PAS domain-containing sensor histidine kinase, with amino-acid sequence MAWGTEGKTADATTSFLQSIFENVTDAIFIIDHKGYVSGANPAASKMTGWSLEELTGKVHFCEICRGMATCTAEATCVDCFGKQLNLPAFEMKIRTKDGREYPVVASSTRLGDREGNALIVILRDMSEQQRMERERFQRMMTNYVIQAQEEERKRVSRDLHDGVGQALYSILVGLKVVNQLDLAEPVKEHLLEVQLATARALEEVRNMAVELRPAALDDLGLVPAIRSYVKRYEQTFGINTRLSVVGPRRRYASSVETALYRICQEAMTNAAKYADADRIDIRLEDTGDRIELEVADDGCGFDPNEIRVQGTGLGLYGMRERAHLLGGSLQIRSAPGEGTAIHVVIPLTEEGEPLHVDPGSYRG; translated from the coding sequence ATGGCTTGGGGTACCGAGGGGAAAACAGCCGATGCCACAACTTCATTCTTGCAGTCGATTTTTGAAAACGTGACGGACGCGATTTTCATCATCGACCACAAGGGCTATGTGAGTGGGGCGAATCCGGCCGCGTCCAAAATGACCGGCTGGAGTCTGGAGGAACTCACGGGCAAGGTTCATTTTTGCGAGATTTGCAGGGGTATGGCGACTTGCACGGCAGAGGCTACCTGCGTCGATTGTTTCGGGAAGCAATTGAACTTGCCGGCGTTCGAGATGAAAATCCGCACGAAAGACGGTCGGGAGTATCCGGTCGTCGCCAGTTCGACCCGGCTGGGCGACCGGGAGGGGAATGCGCTGATCGTGATTTTGCGTGACATGTCGGAACAGCAACGGATGGAACGGGAACGGTTTCAGCGAATGATGACCAATTATGTGATTCAGGCGCAGGAGGAGGAGCGCAAACGGGTGTCGCGCGATCTGCATGACGGAGTAGGGCAGGCGCTGTACAGCATTCTGGTGGGGCTGAAAGTGGTCAACCAGTTGGATCTGGCGGAACCGGTGAAAGAGCATCTGCTGGAAGTGCAGCTAGCCACCGCACGGGCGTTGGAAGAAGTCAGGAATATGGCGGTGGAGTTGCGGCCGGCGGCGTTGGACGACCTTGGGCTGGTGCCCGCCATCCGATCGTACGTGAAGCGGTATGAACAGACGTTTGGGATCAACACCCGCCTGTCGGTAGTTGGCCCCAGACGGCGCTACGCTTCTTCCGTGGAGACAGCGCTGTACCGAATCTGCCAGGAGGCAATGACCAATGCGGCCAAATACGCCGACGCCGACCGGATCGACATTCGGCTCGAGGACACCGGCGACCGGATTGAACTGGAGGTGGCGGATGACGGGTGCGGATTTGATCCAAATGAAATCCGCGTGCAGGGAACCGGTCTCGGTCTGTACGGAATGCGCGAACGGGCCCATCTGCTTGGCGGCTCGTTGCAGATCCGATCCGCCCCCGGTGAGGGAACCGCGATCCATGTGGTTATACCATTGACGGAAGAGGGGGAACCGTTGCATGTCGATCCAGGTTCTTATCGCGGATGA
- a CDS encoding cytochrome c oxidase subunit 2A, which produces MSYPSPEFNEQSVHATSRKQPEETALNGTLVAVLVLGGLIVLSWLGVFSLYLSRN; this is translated from the coding sequence ATGTCGTATCCATCGCCAGAATTCAATGAGCAGTCTGTCCACGCGACAAGCCGGAAGCAACCGGAGGAAACCGCCTTGAACGGCACGTTGGTAGCGGTGCTGGTGCTGGGTGGGCTGATTGTGCTCAGCTGGCTGGGGGTATTTTCCCTGTATCTCAGCCGCAACTGA
- a CDS encoding methyl-accepting chemotaxis protein has translation MEKQQSVYRFSLTKKIVFGIVVLALVTYLTSGFFIFVLKDWIAPDMPEELFVAGTLLLGIVWSGILGYWAAKVITKPLVSLETVARQAATGDLRWQVEVSRSDDELRALGVAFNQMLQNLRAMVHNIDGNFQKTQESVKEITAASETAAHNVERIAITMQKIASGAERQSELAVETTAAISQAREVTEQVDEHVVQSNRLCGQLVETLQSGSAVVRAQVEGLRNIAQTNRETMEVADSLAQNAGEIGNIIEVVGKIAEQTNLLALNASIEAARAGEHGRGFAVVADEVRKLAEQSRASVEEISRLIQSMQAQVGHVVERMSRQTRMVVEESEKSEETLQAIEQMRLSVQRVVDSVASIGELTKVQMDAVEKTLAIAEHVADISGDTCSGAQDVFASVQEQTAFLQQTAATANMLRESAGQLERLIASFRI, from the coding sequence TTGGAGAAACAGCAATCCGTCTACAGATTCAGCCTCACCAAAAAAATCGTCTTCGGCATTGTCGTGCTGGCGCTGGTGACCTATCTGACATCCGGATTTTTTATCTTTGTGCTGAAGGATTGGATCGCTCCCGATATGCCCGAGGAACTGTTCGTTGCAGGCACCCTGCTGTTGGGGATTGTCTGGTCGGGCATCCTGGGGTATTGGGCCGCCAAGGTGATCACCAAGCCGCTGGTTTCATTGGAAACGGTGGCCCGACAGGCAGCGACGGGCGATTTGCGATGGCAGGTCGAGGTGTCCAGATCGGATGACGAACTGCGGGCGTTGGGCGTCGCTTTTAACCAGATGCTGCAAAACCTGCGGGCGATGGTTCACAACATCGACGGCAATTTCCAAAAAACGCAGGAAAGCGTAAAAGAAATAACCGCCGCATCGGAAACGGCCGCCCACAATGTCGAGAGGATCGCCATCACCATGCAGAAAATCGCCAGCGGCGCCGAGCGACAATCGGAACTGGCGGTGGAAACCACCGCTGCCATTTCGCAGGCACGGGAGGTGACGGAACAGGTTGACGAACATGTGGTGCAATCCAACCGATTATGCGGCCAACTGGTAGAAACATTGCAGTCCGGATCCGCCGTGGTTCGCGCACAGGTGGAAGGGCTGCGCAACATCGCCCAGACAAACCGGGAGACGATGGAGGTGGCGGACAGTCTCGCCCAAAACGCGGGCGAAATCGGGAATATTATCGAAGTGGTTGGCAAAATTGCCGAACAGACCAATCTGCTGGCTCTCAACGCTTCGATTGAGGCGGCAAGGGCCGGCGAGCATGGCCGAGGATTCGCCGTGGTGGCCGACGAAGTGCGCAAGCTGGCGGAACAAAGCCGGGCCTCCGTAGAGGAGATCTCCCGGTTGATTCAGAGCATGCAAGCCCAGGTGGGGCACGTCGTCGAACGAATGTCTCGACAGACTCGGATGGTGGTGGAAGAATCGGAGAAAAGCGAGGAGACGCTGCAGGCGATTGAACAAATGCGGCTGTCGGTGCAACGGGTGGTGGATTCGGTTGCGTCGATTGGCGAATTGACGAAAGTTCAGATGGACGCGGTCGAAAAGACACTTGCCATCGCCGAGCATGTTGCGGACATTTCCGGAGACACCTGCAGCGGCGCACAGGATGTGTTTGCATCCGTACAGGAACAGACCGCGTTCCTGCAGCAAACGGCGGCCACGGCGAATATGCTGCGGGAATCAGCCGGGCAGTTGGAGAGATTGATCGCGTCGTTTCGCATCTGA
- a CDS encoding YwiC-like family protein, whose translation MKIVLPREHGAWGMLLAPWLVGASHGGWQASHVWLLLAMLAAYLATYPLLMWIKNPRRNGHMKRWAAGYVVAAGCFSLPLLWRFPALLALAAPACLLLAVNIRFAKRKRERQLLNDLAAICGLSLGAMASYFVGRQVFDFTAFALWLSCVLLFFGSALYVKSLIRERGNRKIKIACNLYHTMLVLLPLLANGLYPAALPVGMWAAAYAFAAGRAWLTRFDSVMRPLAVGLIEIANTVWFVLVVSLLPHIP comes from the coding sequence ATGAAAATCGTGCTGCCTCGTGAACATGGGGCTTGGGGAATGCTGCTCGCGCCCTGGCTGGTGGGTGCTAGCCACGGAGGGTGGCAGGCGTCCCATGTGTGGTTGCTGCTTGCCATGTTGGCCGCCTATTTGGCGACCTACCCGCTGCTGATGTGGATCAAAAATCCCCGGCGTAACGGGCACATGAAGCGCTGGGCGGCGGGGTACGTAGTTGCTGCCGGATGCTTCTCCCTCCCGTTGCTGTGGCGATTTCCGGCCCTCCTGGCATTGGCCGCGCCTGCCTGTCTGCTGCTGGCGGTCAACATCCGCTTTGCAAAACGCAAAAGAGAACGGCAACTGCTGAATGATCTGGCGGCGATCTGCGGGTTGTCGTTGGGAGCGATGGCTTCCTACTTTGTCGGGCGGCAGGTGTTCGATTTCACCGCGTTTGCGCTTTGGCTTTCCTGTGTGCTGCTGTTCTTTGGCAGTGCCCTGTACGTTAAGAGCTTGATCCGCGAACGGGGGAACCGCAAAATCAAAATCGCCTGCAACCTCTATCACACAATGCTTGTGCTGCTGCCGCTTTTGGCTAACGGGCTGTACCCGGCAGCGCTGCCGGTCGGCATGTGGGCGGCCGCTTATGCGTTCGCCGCCGGACGGGCCTGGCTCACCCGCTTTGATTCGGTCATGCGGCCTCTGGCGGTGGGACTCATCGAGATCGCCAACACCGTCTGGTTTGTGCTGGTTGTGTCGCTTCTCCCGCATATCCCGTAA
- a CDS encoding TIGR04053 family radical SAM/SPASM domain-containing protein, translated as MRPFDESPFLVIWEVTRACELACIHCRAEAQPKPDPRQLSTEEGFRLLDHIREFGHPTVVFTGGDPLLRPDVFDLIAYGVKQGLKISMTPSATRNVTREAIRKAKEAGLSRWAFSLDGSNAAIHDAFRGVEGSFDSTLAAINWLHELGLPLQINTTVSRYNLHDLGRLALLVTRLNAVLWSVFFLVPTGRGKPEDMITPEQHEKVFDWLYDLSKTAPYDIKTTAAPHYRRVVLQRRTAEGEPVPDQKWLGISHGKEGADGIGRPRYGVNDGNGLVFISHLGDVYPSGFLPVKAGNVRSQSLPKIYRESPIFQQLRNPDLYRGKCGVCPFRYVCGGSRARAFAVTGDYLASEPCCTYRPPNFYKKFNHLVRQPPV; from the coding sequence ATGCGGCCATTCGATGAATCGCCGTTTCTTGTGATTTGGGAAGTTACACGGGCATGTGAACTGGCCTGTATACACTGCCGGGCGGAAGCGCAACCGAAGCCGGATCCCCGGCAGTTGAGCACCGAGGAGGGATTCCGGCTGCTCGACCATATCCGGGAGTTCGGCCATCCCACTGTGGTTTTCACTGGCGGGGATCCGCTGTTGCGGCCGGATGTATTTGACCTGATCGCGTACGGCGTCAAACAGGGCCTGAAGATCTCGATGACACCTAGTGCCACCCGAAACGTGACGCGGGAAGCGATTCGAAAAGCGAAGGAAGCGGGCCTGTCCCGCTGGGCGTTTTCCCTCGACGGGTCGAACGCTGCGATTCACGACGCTTTCCGCGGTGTGGAGGGATCGTTTGACTCGACCCTTGCGGCGATCAACTGGTTGCATGAACTGGGACTGCCTCTACAAATCAACACCACCGTCAGCCGCTACAACCTGCATGATTTGGGGCGCCTGGCGCTGCTTGTCACTCGTTTGAACGCCGTGTTGTGGAGCGTTTTTTTCCTCGTTCCGACCGGCCGGGGGAAACCGGAGGACATGATTACGCCCGAACAGCATGAAAAGGTGTTTGATTGGCTGTATGACCTGTCAAAAACCGCTCCGTATGACATCAAGACAACGGCCGCCCCGCATTACCGCCGCGTCGTCTTGCAGCGGCGAACGGCGGAAGGGGAACCGGTGCCCGATCAAAAATGGCTCGGGATTTCACACGGGAAAGAAGGGGCTGACGGAATCGGGCGTCCGCGATACGGAGTGAACGACGGCAACGGACTGGTCTTCATCTCCCATCTGGGCGACGTGTATCCGAGCGGCTTCCTGCCCGTGAAGGCCGGTAATGTACGTTCGCAGTCACTACCGAAGATCTATCGGGAGTCGCCCATTTTTCAACAGTTGCGGAATCCCGACCTCTACCGGGGGAAATGCGGTGTGTGTCCGTTCCGATATGTGTGCGGCGGATCCAGGGCGCGCGCTTTTGCGGTGACGGGGGACTATCTCGCCAGCGAACCTTGCTGCACATATCGTCCGCCAAATTTTTACAAAAAGTTCAATCATTTGGTGAGGCAACCTCCGGTATAA
- a CDS encoding TlpA family protein disulfide reductase, with amino-acid sequence MKNWQIGVGALVIVGLAICAIFGNAGSNTTAPNSSAGTAATGQPSTEQKAELPLPGYQAPDFTLTDMNGKTVKLSDFRGKPILVNFWASWCPPCRAEMPDLVKKSEQYGDKVIFLGVNMTTSEQDPEGPKKFLKEFHVKYQNLLDDKAKVAELYQAVGIPTTVTIDPKGIVVDRFQGMMNESTMERAIQKLLKK; translated from the coding sequence ATGAAAAATTGGCAAATAGGTGTTGGTGCATTGGTCATTGTGGGATTGGCCATATGCGCGATTTTCGGGAACGCGGGTTCAAATACGACAGCACCCAACAGTTCAGCGGGAACCGCCGCAACTGGTCAACCGAGTACGGAACAAAAGGCGGAACTTCCGCTTCCCGGCTACCAGGCCCCCGATTTTACATTGACTGATATGAACGGAAAGACTGTAAAATTGAGCGATTTTCGGGGAAAACCGATATTGGTCAACTTCTGGGCTTCCTGGTGTCCGCCATGTCGCGCCGAAATGCCGGACCTTGTAAAAAAATCGGAACAGTACGGAGACAAGGTGATTTTCCTTGGCGTGAACATGACCACGAGCGAACAGGATCCGGAAGGACCGAAAAAGTTTCTGAAGGAATTTCACGTCAAATATCAAAATTTGCTCGATGACAAAGCAAAGGTGGCAGAACTTTATCAAGCTGTCGGGATTCCGACAACGGTAACCATTGACCCGAAAGGAATCGTTGTGGATCGCTTTCAAGGCATGATGAATGAATCCACCATGGAGCGCGCGATTCAAAAATTATTAAAAAAATAG
- a CDS encoding response regulator, which produces MSIQVLIADDHAIVRSGLSMLINAQSDMEVVGTAADGKEAVDKALQLQPHVVLMDLSMPPGENGLIATERLKQAAPGIEILVLTMHDDEEYLFRVLQAGASGYILKSAPDVDLINAIRTVHRGEAYLYPSAAKALIQEFLQRVQKGDDVDGFHVLTDREREILALIAKGYSNKEIAEQLVVSVKTVETHKMKIMEKLHLKTRPELVRYAVKKGLLDFE; this is translated from the coding sequence ATGTCGATCCAGGTTCTTATCGCGGATGATCACGCGATTGTGAGATCCGGCCTGTCGATGCTGATCAATGCCCAGAGTGACATGGAAGTTGTCGGTACGGCGGCGGACGGCAAAGAAGCGGTGGACAAGGCGTTGCAGTTGCAACCGCACGTGGTATTGATGGATTTGAGCATGCCACCGGGAGAGAACGGGCTGATCGCCACGGAGCGGCTGAAACAGGCGGCGCCGGGGATCGAGATCCTCGTCCTGACCATGCATGATGATGAGGAATATCTGTTCCGCGTGCTGCAGGCCGGCGCCTCCGGGTACATTTTAAAAAGTGCTCCTGATGTCGATCTGATCAACGCGATCCGGACCGTCCACCGGGGAGAGGCCTATCTGTACCCGTCGGCCGCCAAGGCGCTGATCCAGGAATTTTTGCAGCGGGTGCAAAAAGGGGACGATGTGGACGGCTTTCACGTGCTGACCGACCGGGAGCGGGAGATTCTGGCGCTGATCGCCAAGGGATACTCGAACAAGGAGATTGCGGAACAGTTGGTGGTGTCCGTCAAGACGGTGGAAACCCACAAAATGAAGATCATGGAAAAGCTGCATCTGAAAACCCGCCCGGAACTGGTGCGGTATGCGGTGAAAAAAGGTCTGCTGGATTTTGAATAG
- a CDS encoding GAF domain-containing protein, translating to MESLQGGLQASLDELRRLTNTEFAALAWMDPKEPLIRWKHASGSRNGRYKRIALPPGKGEAGQVMRSGRPLVITSFSPRSVDDPWQYPILLAENLKAIVCVPVIAKEHIRGVLLVGCRHPRDFPPEVVELVGHMAEQLGTLLRWRGDGDAAIR from the coding sequence ATGGAAAGCCTACAGGGGGGCCTTCAGGCGAGCCTCGACGAGCTTCGGCGCTTGACAAATACCGAGTTTGCTGCGCTTGCGTGGATGGATCCGAAAGAACCATTGATACGTTGGAAACATGCTTCCGGAAGCCGGAATGGACGATACAAGCGGATTGCGTTGCCGCCCGGAAAAGGGGAGGCCGGGCAAGTGATGAGGTCAGGCCGCCCCCTGGTCATCACCTCTTTTTCTCCGCGAAGCGTCGACGATCCGTGGCAGTATCCGATTTTGCTGGCGGAAAATCTGAAAGCGATCGTCTGCGTTCCGGTCATCGCCAAGGAGCACATCCGGGGCGTGTTGCTCGTCGGCTGCAGGCATCCCCGCGACTTTCCGCCGGAGGTGGTCGAATTGGTCGGCCATATGGCGGAACAACTCGGCACCTTGCTGCGATGGAGGGGGGACGGAGATGCGGCCATTCGATGA
- a CDS encoding YidH family protein codes for MNEERKKTVDSKYVQQHLANERTFLAWIRTSITIVGLGFLAAGVVFRSTPFTHLANTIAAFVGIGSVVLGGLVFGFATRNFFVNRKKINEETFQSPRAIMFVIFACLVLLDSFLLVIIAILLLF; via the coding sequence ATGAATGAAGAACGGAAAAAAACAGTGGATTCCAAATATGTGCAGCAACATCTTGCGAATGAACGAACTTTTCTCGCCTGGATCCGAACCAGTATCACCATTGTGGGACTTGGATTTTTGGCGGCTGGAGTGGTTTTCCGTTCCACACCCTTCACTCATTTGGCGAATACGATTGCGGCATTTGTCGGCATAGGATCGGTGGTGCTCGGCGGACTTGTATTTGGATTTGCGACCCGAAATTTTTTTGTCAATCGTAAAAAGATAAATGAGGAAACGTTTCAATCGCCTCGCGCAATCATGTTTGTGATCTTTGCGTGTTTGGTGCTTCTTGATTCTTTTTTGTTGGTGATTATTGCAATCCTGCTGCTCTTTTGA
- a CDS encoding hemerythrin domain-containing protein: MLVTEPLVIDINRHIEWEERKPSFKQLLDTPDLKLVMIRMRREHAVAWHRSSVAITVFVHQGEIDFGVRDSGEEQVYRLSQGMSITLPAGLDHQLAALQDSVVLVYKTPNPEKPCQFTNRTQEVSAMIQQNGGCMGHVGGAKTQASYCAAIQQLFNEHPPLRQQMEQLVQKAQQLAESADEQAAAAIQQLVGWEGHFRRELEIHSEKEEQGLFPLLGRHIGTETGPIAVMEYEHSEAKRMLAEFERQAGQPEGPWTPERLQAVTAPLVRGCQILFEHFLKEENVLFPMAETILSQQEKEELLRIVEAKR, translated from the coding sequence ATGCTGGTCACAGAACCGTTGGTGATCGACATCAACCGGCACATCGAATGGGAGGAGCGCAAGCCTTCTTTCAAACAGTTGCTGGACACCCCGGACTTGAAACTGGTGATGATCCGCATGCGGCGGGAACATGCCGTCGCCTGGCACCGGTCGAGCGTGGCCATCACCGTTTTTGTCCACCAGGGGGAGATCGATTTTGGCGTTCGCGATTCCGGAGAAGAACAGGTGTATCGCCTGTCGCAAGGAATGAGCATCACGTTGCCGGCCGGTCTCGATCACCAGCTTGCGGCTTTGCAGGATTCGGTCGTTCTCGTATACAAGACGCCCAATCCGGAAAAGCCGTGCCAATTTACTAACAGGACACAGGAGGTATCGGCCATGATACAGCAAAACGGCGGCTGCATGGGACATGTCGGCGGTGCAAAAACACAGGCATCGTATTGCGCAGCCATTCAGCAACTGTTCAATGAGCACCCCCCGCTGCGGCAACAGATGGAACAACTGGTGCAGAAAGCCCAGCAACTTGCGGAAAGCGCGGATGAACAAGCGGCTGCCGCAATTCAGCAACTGGTTGGGTGGGAAGGTCATTTCAGGCGGGAACTGGAGATTCACTCGGAAAAGGAGGAACAGGGGTTGTTTCCGCTCCTCGGCCGCCATATCGGAACGGAAACGGGGCCGATTGCGGTGATGGAATATGAACACAGCGAGGCGAAGCGGATGTTGGCCGAATTTGAACGCCAGGCGGGACAACCGGAAGGGCCATGGACGCCTGAGCGGTTGCAAGCGGTTACGGCTCCGCTGGTTCGGGGATGCCAAATTTTGTTTGAGCACTTCCTGAAGGAGGAAAACGTTCTGTTCCCGATGGCGGAAACAATTCTCAGCCAGCAGGAGAAGGAAGAGCTGCTGCGAATTGTCGAAGCGAAGCGTTGA
- a CDS encoding cupredoxin domain-containing protein, giving the protein MKKMVKIIGIAAVSFGLVAGCGSGNTSGPSSDSSVPKNSQPSSNSSTAGNAKEVKLQASNWKIDVSQPEIKAGDKVKLSFSVKEGAHAFAIQNTNVKVDTMTAGEKVVEWTPDKPGEYQVYCTQICGPTDKHESMKATIVVK; this is encoded by the coding sequence ATGAAAAAAATGGTAAAGATCATAGGCATAGCAGCTGTCTCGTTTGGGTTGGTGGCCGGTTGCGGGAGCGGCAACACTTCCGGTCCGTCGTCCGATTCGTCAGTTCCCAAGAATTCCCAACCCTCATCCAACAGTTCGACTGCCGGTAACGCGAAAGAGGTCAAACTGCAGGCTTCCAATTGGAAGATCGACGTCAGCCAGCCGGAGATCAAAGCGGGGGACAAGGTAAAACTCAGCTTCTCAGTGAAAGAGGGAGCCCACGCATTCGCGATTCAGAATACCAACGTAAAGGTCGACACGATGACGGCCGGAGAAAAAGTGGTGGAATGGACGCCCGACAAGCCGGGTGAATATCAAGTCTATTGCACCCAGATTTGCGGGCCGACCGATAAGCACGAATCGATGAAAGCCACAATCGTGGTGAAATAG
- a CDS encoding respiratory nitrate reductase subunit gamma, whose translation MLRFLAYLESKSVVHVWSVPLAYFRRSYIVYRSRDMKIR comes from the coding sequence GTGCTGCGGTTTCTTGCCTACCTGGAAAGCAAAAGCGTGGTGCATGTCTGGAGCGTTCCGCTTGCTTATTTTCGTCGAAGTTACATCGTCTATCGAAGCCGGGATATGAAAATTCGGTAG
- a CDS encoding cytochrome c oxidase subunit II, translating into MHIHRYEKIWLLVGGVIVVSFIVALFVNAFAMGMHPPSHMQTIDPKQVDATPPFDKPGVHKVGDNEYEAVMTAFVFGFNPPQIEVPAGSKVTFISTSKDVVHGFEIPGTNVNMMVEPGHVNKVTQTFNKPGEYLILCNEYCGAGHHMMMGKVIVK; encoded by the coding sequence ATGCACATCCATCGTTATGAAAAAATTTGGCTGCTGGTCGGCGGCGTAATTGTGGTTTCGTTTATTGTGGCCCTGTTTGTCAATGCGTTTGCGATGGGCATGCACCCGCCCAGCCACATGCAAACCATCGATCCAAAACAGGTGGACGCGACACCGCCGTTTGACAAACCGGGGGTGCACAAGGTGGGGGACAACGAGTATGAGGCTGTGATGACCGCTTTCGTGTTCGGATTTAACCCGCCGCAAATCGAAGTGCCTGCCGGTTCCAAGGTAACTTTTATCAGCACGAGCAAGGATGTGGTGCACGGTTTTGAAATTCCGGGCACCAACGTGAACATGATGGTGGAACCGGGCCATGTGAATAAAGTGACGCAGACGTTCAACAAGCCGGGCGAGTATCTGATTTTGTGCAACGAGTATTGCGGAGCCGGCCACCATATGATGATGGGCAAAGTGATTGTCAAATAG
- a CDS encoding prolipoprotein diacylglyceryl transferase, translating to MDLVWTGLLIGWFVQRFGQILFDPVLLFQDSFRAIMAVPAPYMALVGWIAGGLFVGWKMWRAKLVSETNFLQLLNAFVPGILIGLGVSQLLMVDLGKPTLLPWGVMAGNHAYHPLHFYRGLALVLLGMGIRRRSVPTVQRLGWSLFGVGVIGILVSFLDFPNRQWMGMSTVQAGSLVLAVFGLLLLWRKRL from the coding sequence GTGGATTTAGTATGGACCGGTTTGTTGATCGGATGGTTCGTGCAGCGATTTGGCCAGATTTTGTTTGACCCGGTTCTGTTGTTTCAAGATTCGTTTCGGGCAATTATGGCTGTTCCTGCACCGTACATGGCGTTGGTGGGGTGGATTGCCGGGGGCCTGTTTGTGGGATGGAAGATGTGGCGGGCGAAGCTGGTTTCCGAAACAAATTTTCTGCAATTGCTAAACGCATTTGTACCAGGAATTTTGATCGGCCTTGGCGTGTCTCAACTCCTGATGGTGGATCTCGGAAAACCGACCTTGCTTCCTTGGGGGGTTATGGCCGGAAACCATGCGTATCATCCGTTGCATTTTTACCGGGGACTGGCGCTTGTCCTGCTGGGGATGGGGATTCGCAGGAGATCGGTTCCGACAGTACAGCGTTTGGGCTGGTCTCTTTTTGGTGTGGGTGTGATTGGGATATTGGTCTCGTTTCTTGACTTTCCCAACCGGCAGTGGATGGGGATGTCGACGGTGCAAGCGGGATCTCTTGTGCTGGCGGTTTTTGGGCTGCTGTTGCTGTGGAGAAAACGGTTATGA
- a CDS encoding LysM peptidoglycan-binding domain-containing protein produces MKNKWTALFISFILYLILFGHFAPVRANTANSKASFVIHEVHSGETLYSISGRYGQSIQNIRQINGLTTDRIVPGQSLLIPGHTFLVMKGDSLWKIADRHGISVDELIKANRIGDPNRLQSETKLPETT; encoded by the coding sequence ATGAAAAACAAATGGACCGCCTTATTCATTTCTTTTATCCTGTACTTGATTCTATTCGGCCATTTCGCTCCCGTTCGGGCCAATACCGCGAATTCCAAAGCATCTTTCGTGATTCATGAAGTGCATAGTGGAGAAACACTCTATTCCATTTCGGGGCGTTACGGGCAATCGATTCAAAACATCCGACAGATAAACGGTCTCACAACGGATCGGATTGTTCCAGGGCAATCCCTATTAATCCCAGGCCACACGTTTTTGGTGATGAAAGGCGATTCGCTTTGGAAAATCGCTGACCGACATGGAATCTCTGTAGATGAACTCATAAAAGCAAACCGAATTGGCGATCCAAACCGTCTTCAGTCTGAAACAAAACTGCCAGAAACAACTTGA
- a CDS encoding universal stress protein — MFQRVLLAVDGSDDSQKAVDWAIGAYRQMPDTRFTVLHVCLPYVIPAGEGGVFYTYEQAETNDPKETVAYQTWSRFPDRERVNYLTVTGNPANEICEVAKDGAFDLIVLGSSGHGAVASVLLGSVSAKVLHRAPCSVLVVR; from the coding sequence ATGTTTCAACGCGTGCTGCTGGCGGTCGACGGTTCCGATGATTCGCAAAAAGCGGTGGATTGGGCGATTGGCGCTTACCGGCAGATGCCGGATACCCGGTTTACCGTGTTGCACGTATGTCTGCCGTATGTCATCCCGGCTGGCGAAGGCGGCGTATTTTACACCTACGAACAAGCGGAAACCAACGACCCCAAGGAAACGGTCGCATACCAGACATGGAGCCGGTTCCCTGACCGCGAGCGGGTCAACTATCTGACGGTGACCGGGAATCCGGCGAACGAAATTTGCGAAGTGGCGAAAGACGGAGCTTTTGACCTGATTGTGCTGGGAAGCAGCGGGCATGGCGCGGTTGCCTCGGTGCTGCTGGGCAGTGTGAGCGCCAAAGTGCTGCATCGTGCACCTTGTTCTGTGCTGGTTGTACGCTAA